A window from Purpureocillium takamizusanense chromosome 3, complete sequence encodes these proteins:
- a CDS encoding uncharacterized protein (EggNog:ENOG503P094), with product MFGSFPTLANLPPQANKVDPKDIPPPTPINIPRYQPFAQDDQPLDPSLALPNLLKQTGRSTAVLGPVGFSAIGLDLKPDAPVQDIVPDSSFVPDFRRWDTLTADESREENQASRWPLRMGTQSPGCQVYLERKKELSNSNTDAFRTVRRISPPKGRQQARLGNAYEFFRCLELLTVYWDDPTSPPDLPPSPEMSAAEAAAANVAHESPADGSNEAETPAVTRTSSGQSMPPEFRQTLITAFIKLVAYDFGCNVSMSRVEPRLHLNSSPGPQTRKSYTPCHCHFVFQSPRTRESARAGIVYGPVAAVSIRPTVNFTIPDVETAQSLDLAREITAALIAAQHRAREGRTEERFGQGQWWTSKPRWGGGSGGPIGREVDKDAVQGDKDARPNDGDGTSAPLSKRPRKNMSIYDNYRMVRPPSSAWDRKAKYEAIGKAHGTDYDDIFVISSLFHHISILRVRVPLRLLEVLDGSPELDASKRSWGKVQAWRSAWYDLFDTDQRVAAMQLVWAVMSYQMRQETTEQDVTMASA from the exons ATGTTTGGGTCTTTCCCCACCTTGG CCAACCTGCCACCCCAGGCCAACAAGGTTGATCCGAAAGACataccaccacccaccccgaTCAACATCCCGCGCTATCAACCTTTCGCCCAGGATGATCAGCCGCTGGACCCTTCCTTGGCTCTCCCCAATTTGCTCAAGCAGACTGGTCGATCCACAGCCGTCTTGGGCCCCGTCGGCTTCTCCGCAATTGGACTCGATCTGAAGCCAGATGCTCCAGTCCAGGACATAGTCCCCGATTCTTCCTTCGTCCCCGACTTTCGTCGATGGGACACGCTCACTGCAGATGAGTCTCGTGAAGAGAACCAAGCCAGCCGGTGGCCATTAAGAATGGGAACTCAATCCCCCGGCTGCCAAGTCTATCTGGAACGCAAGAAAGAGCTCTCCAACAGCAACACGGATGCATTTCGGACTGTGAGGCGGATCTCGCCGCCAAAGGGAAGACAACAGGCCCGTTTGGGGAATGCATATGAGTTCTTCCGCTGTCTCGAGCTGTTGACGGTGTATTGGGATGACCCAACGAGCCCTCCTGACCTCCCTCCGTCACCAGAGATGTCAGCCGCtgaggcagcggccgccAACGTGGCTCACGAGTCGCCGGCTGATGGTTCCAATGAAGCTGAAACGCCTGCTGTTACTCGCACATCGTCCGGTCAGTCCATGCCGCCCGAGTTTCGTCAGACTCTCATCACGGCATTCATCAAATTGGTTGCCTACGACTTTGGCTGCAACGTCTCCATGTCTCGAGTTGAGCCTCGCCTCCATCTCAACTCATCCCCAGGACCCCAGACGCGAAAGTCATACACACCGTGCCACTGCCATTTCGTCTTCCAGAGCCCAAGGACCCGCGAATCCGCACGCGCTGGCATAGTTTACGGCCCCGTGGCAGCCGTGAGCATTCGGCCAACAGTCAACTTTACCATACCGGACGTCGAGACGGCCCAGTCGCTGGACCTCGCCCGAGAAatcacggcggcgctcatcgcggcgcagcaccgGGCACGCGAGGGCCGGACAGAGGAGCGTTTCGGGCAGGGCCAATGGTGGACTTCGAAACCACGTTGGGGTGGGGGTTCCGGCGGCCCCATCGGCCGTGAAGTCGACAAAGATGCGGTTCAAGGAGACAAGGACGCCCGCCCAaatgatggcgacggcacctCGGCGCCACTCAGCAAGAGACCACGCAAGAACATGTCCATCTACGACAACTACCGCATGGTGCGACCACCGTCATCCGCGTGGGACCGCAAAGCCAAGTACGAAGCAATTGGCAAAGCTCACGGAACTGACTACGATGACATATTCGTGATTAGCTCTCTCTTCCATCACATTTCCATCCTGCGTGTCCGGGTGCCGCTTAGGCTGCTCGAAGTCCTGGACGGCTCGCCCGAGCTGGACGCGTCAAAACGGAGCTGGGGAAAGGTCCAGGCGTGGAGGAGCGCTTGGTACGACTTATTCGACACGGACCAAAGGGTAGCGGCAATGCAGTTGGTATGGGCAGTCATGTCATACCAGATGAGACAGGAAACCACAGAGCAGGATGTAACAATGGCCAGTGCCTGA
- a CDS encoding Flavin-containing monooxygenase (EggNog:ENOG503NV34~COG:Q): MSMPATVAVVGLGALGLVTLKNLAEKGLDATGFERAHVVGGLWNFKGEGDETTVLESTVSNISKERGCFTDFPFSKGTPTHPEARHVQQYLWDYAAHFGLGPRMRLGTEVLAVERDEASGKWRVETATATGGGGCAAASGVKTTSKETTTEEWWFDKVVFATGINKMPVMPYVEGMEHFEGEVLHSSGYKRPASFQGKTVLIVGFSNSAVDTATTLAGHAKHVYVARRHDAFILPRVVDGKPLDHGFNHRKALVLRAAKAFLPVAASDAMMRRSLTAIHLRGLPNKDDGIDTDSQRPRIPSAVALDLANAPLPTRAPPLVSDSIFHEVLAGRASLVRALRQVEGPRAVLLADGRRIDDLDAIVFCTGYQADYALAGEHDPTREQPAGWAAAAGSNGRRLPRLYRNLFSLDLPHSLAFMGCIAFTNPAFLVYDLASMALARVWAGEAALPPRAVMAASVDAQQARLVRLAQDGAGSVIPGWIDGDEWTAWADEVAGTGVLPRLGYGPAGWSFWLRDRRLCGLLMDGISSPHMYRLFETGKRRAWEGAREEIFRINGKSP, encoded by the exons ATGTCGATGCCCGCCACGGTGGCAGTCGTTGGCCTCG GAGCGCTGGGTCTCGTCACGCTCAAGAATCTGGCCGAgaagggcctcgacgcgaCGGGCTTCGAACGGGCTCATGTCGTGGGCGGGTTGTGGAACTTtaagggcgagggcgatgagaCGACGGTGCTCGAGA GCACCGTGTCGAACATCTCCAAGGAGCGC GGTTGCTTTACCGACTTTCCCTTTTCCAAAG GCACGCCCACGCATCCCGAAGCACGCCACGTTCAGCAGTACCTGTGGGACTACGCGGCGCACTTTGGCCTCGGCCCGCGCATGCGCCTGGGAACCGAGGTCCTGGCCGttgagcgcgacgaggcgtccGGGAAGTGGAGggtcgagacggcgacggcgacgggaggaggaggatgcgccGCTGCGAGCGGTGTCAAGACTACTAGTaaggagacgacgacggaggagTGGTGGTTCGACAAGGTCGTATTCGCCACGGGCATCAACAAGATGCCCGTCATGCCGTACGTCGAGGGCATGGAGCATTTCGAAGGCGAGGTGCTGCACAGTAGTGGTTATAAGAG ACCCGCCTCGTTCCAGGGCAAGAcggtcctcatcgtcggcttCTCCAACtccgccgtcgacacggccactacgctcgccggccacgccAAGCATGTCTacgtcgcgcgccgccacgatgcCTTTATC CTCCCgcgagtcgtcgacggtaAGCCCCTCGACCACGGCTTCAACCACCGCAAGGCGCTcgtcctgcgcgccgccaaggcttttctgcccgtcgccgcctccgacgccATGATGCGTCGCTCCCTCACCGCCATCCACCTCAGGGGCTTGCCcaacaaggacgacggcatcgacacAGACTCGCAACGACCTCGGATTccgagcgccgtcgccctcgacctcgccaacgcgccgctgcccacccgcgccccgcccctcGTCTCCGACTCCATCTTCcacgaggtcctcgccggTCGTGCCAGCCTGGTCCGCGCCCTTCGACAAGTCGAGGGACCCCGCGCCGTGCTCCTGGCCGACGGCCGACgcatcgacgacctcgacgccatcgtcttctGCACCGGCTACCAGGCCGActacgccctcgccggcgagcacgacCCGACGCGCGAGCAGCCAgcgggctgggccgccgccgcgggttccaacggccgccgcctgccccgCCTCTACCGCAACCTCTTCTCGCTCGACCTGCCGCACAGCCTGGCCTTCATGGGCTGCATCGCCTTCACCAACCCGGCCTTCCTGGTCTACGACCTGGCGTCCATGGCCCTGGCCAGGGTCtgggccggcgaggccgccctgcccccccgcgccgtcatggccgccagcgtggacgcccagcaggcccgtctcgtgcgcctcgcccaggacggcgccgggtCCGTCATCCCCGGCTGgatcgacggcgacgagtggACCGCgtgggccgacgaggtcgctGGCACGGGCGtgctgccgcgcctcggcTACGGCCCCGCGGGCTGGTCCTTTTGGCTGCGCGATAGACGCCTGTGCGGCCTCCTCATGGATGGCATATCCAGTCCACACATGTACAGGTTGTTCGAGACGGGCAAGAGGAGGGCTTGGGAAGGGGCTAGAGAGGAGATATTTCGCATCAACGGAAAGTCGCCGTAA
- a CDS encoding Flavin-containing monooxygenase (EggNog:ENOG503NV34~COG:Q): protein MRLGTEVLAVERDEASGKWRVETATATGGGGCAAASGVKTTSKETTTEEWWFDKVVFATGINKMPVMPYVEGMEHFEGEVLHSSGYKRPASFQGKTVLIVGFSNSAVDTATTLAGHAKHVYVARRHDAFILPRVVDGKPLDHGFNHRKALVLRAAKAFLPVAASDAMMRRSLTAIHLRGLPNKDDGIDTDSQRPRIPSAVALDLANAPLPTRAPPLVSDSIFHEVLAGRASLVRALRQVEGPRAVLLADGRRIDDLDAIVFCTGYQADYALAGEHDPTREQPAGWAAAAGSNGRRLPRLYRNLFSLDLPHSLAFMGCIAFTNPAFLVYDLASMALARVWAGEAALPPRAVMAASVDAQQARLVRLAQDGAGSVIPGWIDGDEWTAWADEVAGTGVLPRLGYGPAGWSFWLRDRRLCGLLMDGISSPHMYRLFETGKRRAWEGAREEIFRINGKSP, encoded by the exons ATGCGCCTGGGAACCGAGGTCCTGGCCGttgagcgcgacgaggcgtccGGGAAGTGGAGggtcgagacggcgacggcgacgggaggaggaggatgcgccGCTGCGAGCGGTGTCAAGACTACTAGTaaggagacgacgacggaggagTGGTGGTTCGACAAGGTCGTATTCGCCACGGGCATCAACAAGATGCCCGTCATGCCGTACGTCGAGGGCATGGAGCATTTCGAAGGCGAGGTGCTGCACAGTAGTGGTTATAAGAG ACCCGCCTCGTTCCAGGGCAAGAcggtcctcatcgtcggcttCTCCAACtccgccgtcgacacggccactacgctcgccggccacgccAAGCATGTCTacgtcgcgcgccgccacgatgcCTTTATC CTCCCgcgagtcgtcgacggtaAGCCCCTCGACCACGGCTTCAACCACCGCAAGGCGCTcgtcctgcgcgccgccaaggcttttctgcccgtcgccgcctccgacgccATGATGCGTCGCTCCCTCACCGCCATCCACCTCAGGGGCTTGCCcaacaaggacgacggcatcgacacAGACTCGCAACGACCTCGGATTccgagcgccgtcgccctcgacctcgccaacgcgccgctgcccacccgcgccccgcccctcGTCTCCGACTCCATCTTCcacgaggtcctcgccggTCGTGCCAGCCTGGTCCGCGCCCTTCGACAAGTCGAGGGACCCCGCGCCGTGCTCCTGGCCGACGGCCGACgcatcgacgacctcgacgccatcgtcttctGCACCGGCTACCAGGCCGActacgccctcgccggcgagcacgacCCGACGCGCGAGCAGCCAgcgggctgggccgccgccgcgggttccaacggccgccgcctgccccgCCTCTACCGCAACCTCTTCTCGCTCGACCTGCCGCACAGCCTGGCCTTCATGGGCTGCATCGCCTTCACCAACCCGGCCTTCCTGGTCTACGACCTGGCGTCCATGGCCCTGGCCAGGGTCtgggccggcgaggccgccctgcccccccgcgccgtcatggccgccagcgtggacgcccagcaggcccgtctcgtgcgcctcgcccaggacggcgccgggtCCGTCATCCCCGGCTGgatcgacggcgacgagtggACCGCgtgggccgacgaggtcgctGGCACGGGCGtgctgccgcgcctcggcTACGGCCCCGCGGGCTGGTCCTTTTGGCTGCGCGATAGACGCCTGTGCGGCCTCCTCATGGATGGCATATCCAGTCCACACATGTACAGGTTGTTCGAGACGGGCAAGAGGAGGGCTTGGGAAGGGGCTAGAGAGGAGATATTTCGCATCAACGGAAAGTCGCCGTAA
- a CDS encoding uncharacterized protein (EggNog:ENOG503P2DS~COG:L), whose translation MAKPCTSHENHTPRAYRGGELEENWEFFATPAASRATRPATAVVIDCEMGNAASGESELIRVSVIDFFTREVLLDKLVSPNVPMAHYNTRYSGITRQMMENARRRRTCLDGRQAAREAIWRFVDPKTIVVGHGAQSDLTSLRWIHTVIIDTLMVEMKRRRMEREMAEATKAMQATQVNHGERDSEDGGVSLEASNDNEGKTAPQAEGGLSLKALTLDRLNRIIQVKGQGHDSVEDAIATRDLLCWQVSHYTQLAD comes from the coding sequence atggcgaaACCCTGCACTAGCCATGAGAACCACACGCCACGTGCCTaccgtggcggcgagctggaggagaaCTGGGAGTTCTTCGCTACCCCTGCAGCTTCACGTGCTACACGCCCGGCGACTGCCGTCGTCATTGACTGCGAGATGGGCAATGCGGCCTCGGGTGAGTCGGAACTGATACGCGTCTCGGTCATCGACTTCTTCACTCGTGAAGTgctcctcgacaagctcgtgTCGCCGAACGTCCCGATGGCCCATTATAACACGCGCTACTCTGGCATCACTCGGCAAATGATGGAAaacgcccgccggcgccgcaccTGTCTTGACGGTCGTCAAGCGGCCAGAGAGGCGATATGGCGATTTGTCGACCCAAAGACTATTGTagttggccatggcgcccagTCGGACTTGACTTCCCTGCGCTGGATTCACACGGTGATAATAGACACATTGATGGTCGAAATGAAAAGGCGGCGGATGGAACGAGAGATGGCAGAGGCCACCAAGGCAATGCAGGCAACGCAAGTCAACCATGGTGAGCGCGATAGTGAAGATGGTGGCGTTTCTCTTGAGGCAAGCAATGACAACGAAgggaagacggcgccgcaaGCTGAAGGAGGGCTTTCGCTCAAGGCCTTGACCCTTGATCGGCTTAACAGAATCATCCAGGTAAAGGGCCAAGGTCATGATAGCGTCGAGGATGCCATTGCGACCAGAGACTTGCTGTGCTGGCAAGTTTCGCATTATACCCAGTTGGCGGACTGA
- a CDS encoding uncharacterized protein (EggNog:ENOG503P2DS~COG:L) encodes MSGHEPSTAVRPSHTLGPLATTMHTEPEQGPLAFSQDYEQRLRQLVHSPDQLAKAGYVVHQLSPQELAKKKRCVSCSKGNGAIPTSSCLSLD; translated from the coding sequence ATGTCCGGGCACGAGCCCAGCACTGCTGTCCGCCCGTCGCACACCCTGGGCCCGCTCGCAACAACCATGCACACGGAACCGGAGCAAGGCCCGCTTGCCTTCTCGCAAGACTACGAGCAGCGCCTACGCCAGCTGGTCCATAGCCCAGATCAGTTGGCCAAGGCGGGCTACGTAGTTCACCAGCTCTCGCCACAGGAGCTGGCAAAGAAGAAGCGCTGCGTGTCCTGCTCCAAGGGTAACGGTGCTATCCCCACTTCCTCATGTCTCAGTCTTGACTGA
- a CDS encoding uncharacterized protein (EggNog:ENOG503PEZ0~COG:S) codes for MPPDVDRLVSEVTVPDSTLTPDRSTTPHTAAPKPDDITIGFAPPPASRDVDLTARVAALVNKVYFDAEAGIFHDGYHRTSSAEIAQFIQDQHLVLARLNHHGASPSAGAGDVIGCVYVKTLSPTLGDFGMLALDETYRGGGLGRDLVRFAEGHCRRIGCTKMQLELLVPTTFEHALKTRMQAWYLRMGYRIVKLGSFQDEYPALAPLLTGPADYKIFEKDLTPGTP; via the coding sequence ATGCCGCCAGACGTCGACAGACTCGTGTCCGAGGTGACAGTGCCCGACTCGACGCTCACGCCGGACCGTTCCACCACCCCTCACACCGCGGCGCCCAAGCCCGACGACATCACCATAGgcttcgcgccgccgccggcctcccgGGACGTCGACTTGACCGCGCGCGTGGCGGCCCTCGTAAACAAGGTCTActtcgacgccgaggccggcatctTCCACGACGGCTACCACaggaccagcagcgccgagatTGCGCAGTTTATCCAGGACCAacacctcgtcctcgcgcggCTCAATCATCATGGCGCTTCACCTTCGGCCGGGGCTGGAGACGTCATTGGGTGCGTCTACGTCAAGACATTGTCGCCCACGCTCGGCGACTTCGGCATGCTGGCCCTGGACGAGACGTATCGCGGGGGTGGGCTGGGGCGAGACCTGGTGCGCTTCGCCGAgggccactgccgccgcatcgGTTGCACCAAGATGCAGCTTGAGTTGCTCGTGCCAACCACTTTCGAGCACGCTCTCAAGACGCGAATGCAAGCTTGGTATCTGCGCATGGGCTATCGCATCGTCAAGTTAGGCAGCTTCCAGGACGAATACccggcgttggcgccgctTCTGACTGGGCCGGCCGACTACAAGATATTCGAGAAGGACCTGACGCCGGGCACTCCGTAG